Proteins from a single region of Hermetia illucens chromosome 3, iHerIll2.2.curated.20191125, whole genome shotgun sequence:
- the LOC119652727 gene encoding general odorant-binding protein 99a-like → MQFVLAIKVWSSARMGISSYPRSIKATLDQSLNTMKFFVASCVLLAVASAQWAPKTGKEVAQIREDCVKEENVPESLAEGLKKFEYPDEEPIRCYVKCVSAKLGVWNDETGFDADRVADQVKQDRNKDDIKAEVEKCIDKNEQNSDKCTWAYRNLKCVMDKKLLQVESLIAN, encoded by the exons ATGCAATTTGTTTTGGCTATAAAAGTGTGGAGTTCGGCTAGAATGGGCATCAGTTCTTATCCGCGATCAATCAAAGCAACACTTGACCAAAGTTTGAACACGATGAAATTCTTCGTAGCTTCGTGTGTACtccttgctgtg GCTAGCGCACAGTGGGCTCCTAAAACTGGCAAAGAAGTCGCTCAGATTCGCGAGGATTGCGTCAAGGAGGAGAACGTCCCAGAAAGCCTGGCAGAAGGCCTTAAGAAATTCGAGTATCCTGACGAAGAACCAATTCGTTGCTACGTCAAGTGTGTCAGCGCAAAACTGGGGGTGTGGAATGACGAAACTGGTTTCGACGCTGATCGTGTCGCCGATCAAGTGAAGCAAGATCGCAATAAGGACGACATCAAGGCTGAAGTTGAGAAATGCATTGACAAGAACGAGCAAAACTCAGATAAATGCACCTGGGCCTATCGCAACCTTAAGTGTGTTATGGATAAGAAGTTGCTGCAAGTTGAGTCACTTATTGCCAACTAA